A window of Longimicrobium sp. contains these coding sequences:
- the coaD gene encoding pantetheine-phosphate adenylyltransferase, with protein sequence MSAERIAVCPGSFDPVTLGHEDIIRRSFRFADRVIVAVAYSATQVKSAMFSVEERVEMIRDTFADEPRVQPMAFQGLLVDFAKSQGATIIVRGLRAVSDFEYEFQMALMNRKLWEAMETVFLAPDLEHSYLSSSLVRQIASLGGDVTPFVSPAVLRRLTERFGAR encoded by the coding sequence ATGAGCGCAGAGCGCATCGCGGTCTGTCCCGGATCGTTCGATCCCGTCACCCTGGGCCACGAAGACATCATCCGCCGCAGCTTTCGCTTTGCGGACCGGGTGATCGTCGCCGTGGCCTACAGCGCCACGCAGGTGAAGAGCGCGATGTTCAGCGTCGAGGAGCGCGTGGAGATGATCCGCGACACTTTCGCCGACGAGCCGCGCGTGCAGCCCATGGCCTTCCAGGGGCTGCTGGTGGATTTCGCCAAGTCGCAGGGCGCCACCATCATCGTTCGCGGGCTGCGCGCCGTCTCGGACTTCGAATACGAGTTCCAGATGGCGCTGATGAACCGCAAGCTGTGGGAGGCGATGGAAACCGTGTTCCTGGCGCCGGACCTGGAGCACTCGTACCTCTCGTCCTCGCTGGTGCGGCAGATCGCCTCGCTGGGCGGCGACGTCACCCCGTTCGTCTCCCCCGCCGTCCTCCGCCGGTTGACGGAGCGCTTCGGCGCGCGATGA
- a CDS encoding phosphate acyltransferase, which produces MSFLDSVHARARANPRRIVLPEGADERTLVAAARLHADGLARPLVVGGPEIAAELTRLGAGEVEVLDPAADARRPRLASLLFERRRAKGMTEDDAHRL; this is translated from the coding sequence ATGAGCTTCCTGGATTCGGTTCACGCCAGGGCGCGGGCAAACCCGCGCCGCATCGTGCTTCCCGAGGGCGCGGACGAGCGCACGCTGGTGGCCGCCGCCCGGCTGCACGCGGACGGCCTCGCGCGCCCGCTCGTCGTGGGCGGGCCGGAGATCGCGGCGGAACTGACGCGGCTCGGCGCGGGGGAGGTGGAGGTGCTCGATCCGGCGGCGGACGCGCGCCGGCCCAGGCTGGCGTCGCTCCTCTTCGAACGCCGCCGCGCGAAGGGGATGACGGAGGACGATGCCCACCGCCT
- the rsmD gene encoding 16S rRNA (guanine(966)-N(2))-methyltransferase RsmD — translation MRIVAGEWGGRRIAAPPGRATRPTTDRVREAWMSVVAPYLPGARVLDLFAGSGALGLEALSRGAEHAVFVEQAASALKVLRDNVAALDAGDRIEIVKADAVKYVAGLDAGGFDVAFADPPYGQGFAEAIVQAFAAIPFAGLLCVEHGRDDELPELPGARTRRYGDTQLTFIPAPE, via the coding sequence GTGAGGATCGTCGCGGGGGAGTGGGGCGGACGGCGCATCGCGGCGCCGCCGGGGCGGGCTACGCGGCCCACGACGGACCGCGTCCGCGAGGCGTGGATGTCCGTCGTGGCGCCGTACCTGCCCGGCGCGCGCGTGCTGGACCTGTTCGCCGGCTCCGGCGCGCTGGGGCTGGAGGCGCTCTCCCGCGGCGCCGAGCACGCCGTCTTCGTCGAACAGGCCGCTAGTGCGCTCAAGGTGCTGCGCGACAACGTCGCTGCCCTGGATGCCGGTGATCGCATCGAGATCGTCAAGGCCGACGCGGTGAAGTACGTCGCGGGCCTGGATGCCGGCGGCTTCGACGTGGCCTTCGCCGACCCGCCGTACGGACAGGGATTCGCCGAAGCCATCGTGCAGGCCTTCGCCGCCATACCGTTCGCCGGGCTGCTGTGCGTGGAGCACGGCCGTGACGACGAGCTACCCGAACTTCCCGGCGCGCGCACCCGCCGCTACGGCGACACCCAGCTCACCTTCATCCCGGCGCCCGAATGA